The Psychrosphaera ytuae genome includes a region encoding these proteins:
- a CDS encoding superinfection exclusion B family protein, with protein MMDVKQIFEWLKLSGKQAFILCVITSTILFSGDEFLYKLALIEAKNSLQIWISLIWLISISVLLSESIFPAFKWISQKIKWHFKLKSYQQRLHALTVEEKKLLSEYIDRNTRTTSIKYSNGVAKELEAAMVIRRASNLAHYHDVFPYNIQPWAWDYLNKNPELIK; from the coding sequence ATGATGGACGTTAAGCAAATATTCGAATGGTTAAAGTTGTCTGGAAAACAAGCTTTCATCCTTTGTGTTATTACCTCAACAATACTCTTTTCAGGGGATGAATTCCTTTATAAATTAGCTTTAATTGAAGCGAAAAATAGTCTTCAAATATGGATTTCTCTAATTTGGCTGATTTCAATATCAGTACTTTTGTCTGAGAGCATTTTCCCAGCTTTTAAATGGATTTCACAAAAAATAAAATGGCACTTCAAATTAAAAAGTTATCAACAACGCTTGCATGCTCTTACGGTAGAAGAAAAAAAACTATTATCTGAATATATAGACAGGAACACGCGAACAACCTCAATCAAATACTCTAATGGTGTAGCAAAAGAGTTAGAGGCAGCAATGGTTATTCGAAGAGCTTCAAACCTGGCTCATTACCACGATGTGTTTCCATACAACATTCAGCCATGGGCATGGGATTATTTAAATAAGAACCCTGAACTGATTAAGTAA